CTCAGGTTTTTTTATGGACTTTTACGAAAGTCTTAGTGTGATATTTTTCTTTACAGTTTCATAAAACTGAAGTGGTGGCATTGTTCTCCAGTTAATAATTTCCAGAGTGCCTCCAAAGTTGATATAGTAGTCAAGCTGGAATTTTTTCCATTCATCAAGAACAAAATCTCTGAAGTTTACTGCTGCAATCCATCCATCTTCCACATCCTCAAACCATTCCTCATAGTAGCAATCATCTGAACCATGAAAATTAAGTATATTTTCTCCTAAAAGAATAAACTGAGTTATTCCTTCCCCTAGCAGATGATCAATAACATTGCGTTTAAAATGCATGATGTCATTGTGCAGAGTATCGTTCCATTCTCCGAACATTTCAAGGATTGCAATACCCTTTTCATAACTAATAAAAAGGATTTTTATATAAAGTGTGTCTGAACCTATGTAATCCCATAACGGATGAATAAAGTATCCATAGATGTTATTGGTATATCCTTGCATATTGTATTCTACTCCGTGGAAAGGAGATCGCTCGTCATCTGCAGGGTTGTAGTAGTTTTCCCAGTTATAAAATGGTTCTATCTCATGCATGTTTCCTGTACCAGTCTATCGCTTTTCTCACGCTTCCCTGCTCTTTCAGTAGGCGTGCAGCTTTTTCTGTTTCAATCTTTAACTCATCAGCGATCATTTTAATTCCTCTTTCGATGAGTTTTTCATTACTAAGCTGCATATCCACCATTTTGTTTCCTTTAACTCTTCCGAGCTGGATCATTACTGATGTGCTGATCATGTTAAGAACAAGTTTTTGCGCGGTTCCCGCTTTCATTCTGGTGCTTCCGGTAACAAATTCAGGGCCTGTAATTACTTCTACAGGAAAATGGACTTGTTTTGCAAGCGGTGAATCAGGATTGCACGTAATGCATCCTGTTATCATATTATTGTCGCGTGCAGTTTTAACGCCTCCCACAACATAAGGTGTGGTTCCGGATGCAGCTATTCCTATTACTACATCTTCAGAAGTAACATTATAAGTCTGCAGGTCAATCCATGCCTGTTGTTCGTCGTCTTCGGCAAACTCTACTGCTTTCCGCAAAGCAATATCCCCCCCTGCAATAAGTCCTGTTACCCAGTCTTCCGGAACTCCGAAAGATGGAGGGCACTCTGATGCATCCAAAACACCAAGTCTTCCGCTGGTGCCTGCTCCTATGTAAAAAAGCCTGCCTCCGGCTTTCATTTTTTCAACGATTGCAGAGACAAGCTTTTCAATTTGAGGGATTGCCTTTTCAACGGCAATCGGAACAGTTATATCTTCTTTATTTATGTTTCTAAGAAGTTCACCAACAGACATTTTTTCAAGGTCGTTAAACCTTGAGGATGTCTCAGTGATGCGCATGCACGTATTCTTTTTTGTAATGATAGTCTGTAAGAGATTCCATTGGGTCACCTACTATATTTCCAATTTTTACGCCTTTATCTGCTGCTACTTTATATAGTACATCGCTCAGATAGTGAGCAATAGAACCCACGAAATTAACAGGAAGGGTTTTAGCTCCTTCATATCTTAAAATTGATCTGTCAAACATCAACTCAAAGTTTTGGTAGGCCAGGTTAAATAAGTATGGATCTTTTTGATTTTCGGCAACAAATCTAGCGAAGGAAGCCAGATATCTATTAGGAAAAGGTTTTGTATAAACTTTGTCCAAAATGTCTGCCTGCCTGTCTGGGGTAAATTCTTCAAACTTCTTTGTGATATGAGCAGGCATTGCTTCTCTGATATATTCTCTGACAACCATTCTGCCCAGGTATCCGCCACTACCTTCATCACCAAGAAAAAGACCTAGGCTGTGTATGTTTTTAACAACATCTTTTCCATCATAAAGGCAAGTGTTAGAGCCGGTTCCTGAGATACAGGCAATACCAGGAGTATCTCCGAGGGCAGCTTTTGCAGCAGCAAGAAGGTCATGATCAACCATTACTTCCGTTTGAGGAAATGCTTTACGAATTGCAACGGCAACTTGTTCTCTTTGTTCCAAAGCTTCGCATCCTGCTCCGTAGAAGAATATTTTTTCAATTTTTTTGGAACCTAACTGTGG
This window of the Sporocytophaga myxococcoides genome carries:
- the murQ gene encoding N-acetylmuramic acid 6-phosphate etherase, which translates into the protein MRITETSSRFNDLEKMSVGELLRNINKEDITVPIAVEKAIPQIEKLVSAIVEKMKAGGRLFYIGAGTSGRLGVLDASECPPSFGVPEDWVTGLIAGGDIALRKAVEFAEDDEQQAWIDLQTYNVTSEDVVIGIAASGTTPYVVGGVKTARDNNMITGCITCNPDSPLAKQVHFPVEVITGPEFVTGSTRMKAGTAQKLVLNMISTSVMIQLGRVKGNKMVDMQLSNEKLIERGIKMIADELKIETEKAARLLKEQGSVRKAIDWYRKHA
- a CDS encoding BadF/BadG/BcrA/BcrD ATPase family protein; translation: MIVIADSGSTKTNWVIVEKDNSRSTAKTVGFNPYYQSTDDIYQTLINDLIPQLGSKKIEKIFFYGAGCEALEQREQVAVAIRKAFPQTEVMVDHDLLAAAKAALGDTPGIACISGTGSNTCLYDGKDVVKNIHSLGLFLGDEGSGGYLGRMVVREYIREAMPAHITKKFEEFTPDRQADILDKVYTKPFPNRYLASFARFVAENQKDPYLFNLAYQNFELMFDRSILRYEGAKTLPVNFVGSIAHYLSDVLYKVAADKGVKIGNIVGDPMESLTDYHYKKEYVHAHH